The Mycobacterium seoulense genomic interval TCCTCGCGCCGTAACCCGCCGGGTCGGACAGCACGTGCGCGACACCGGCCTGCACGGCGGCGACGTCGAGTTGCTTGGTGACGAAAAAGCCCGGCGCCAACAATCCCGGGATGGCGACCGCCGCGGCGGCCACGGTGATCCCTGCGCCCAGGTAGAGCGGCAGACGTCTGCGCGCCGCGGACCGCGGGCCGTGTGGGGCGAAGGTGGTTGGCGCCCAGAAGTTCTCACCGGGACGGAGTTGCTGCCGAGGGTGGGGCAGGGGCGGGTGCGGCCTCCCCATGGGGAAGGGGCGCGGCAGCGGCCGGGTGGGTGGTTCGTGACAGGGCCCGGAGGTGGGCGGTGGCCCGGCCGGTGGTTGGGGGTATTGCCGTGGCGCCCTGGGCTGCGGTGGCTGCATCGGAGAACCTCTCTCGCTGTGGCCTGGGTGGCGGGTAGCGGGCCCGTGCTCGAACTCTAACCGAAGCGTACGATGAGTGCAATGTTTAAAAACATAGCACTAACCGCCTCAGCCGACTTCGCGCGCAGCCGCTGTAGCATCACCGGTAATGCATTGGGTCATACCGCAGCAGTGGCCCCCCGACCGAGGAGCGCTACGTGACATCCGGCCAATCGACGACCGCGCTCACCGTGCGGGTCGGGCAGGCGACCCACACGCTTGACCCCGCGGCCGGCGTCGCCGTCATCGGTCGAGACGCCGGGGCCGCGGTACGGGTGGACGACGAGCGGATCTCGCGGTCGCACGTGCGGCTCGAGCCGCACCGCGACGGCTGGCAGGCCTTCGACACCAGCACCAACGGGATGTTCGTCGACGGGATACGCCGCAACTCGGTCCTGCTCACCGGCGCCACCACCATCTATCTGGGCGCGCCCGACGGGGTGGCCGTGAGCCTGACCCCGCAGCACCCGTCGGAGGTGACGGGCGAGGAGTCGACCCAAGTCGTGCGCCCGTTCGACTCCGACGACGAACAGTGGTGGGAGGGCCAAAGCGACCCGGGCGTCATCCGCGCGGGCGGCGCGGTCGCCGAGCGCCGACAGCAGCTGGGGATCTCCCAGCGCAGCCTGGACCGCGACGGAATCATCAACGCGGGCGCCCTGATCAACTTCGAGAAGGGCCGCAGCTGGCCGCGTCGCAGCACGCTGGAGCGGCTGGAGAAGGTGTTGGACTGGCCCACGGGCCACATCACGCGCATCCGCCGCGGGGCGGTTCCGGCGCCGGCCGGCGGTGCGGTCAGGATCGCCCCGCCCCGGGCTGCCGGCGACGAGGCCACCGAGGTGCTGACCGACTCCGTTCAGGCGCCGCTGATGGCCGAGACGGTGGAACTGGCCATGCACACCCTCACCACCGCCGTCGCTGACCTGCCCGAGCCGACCGATCCCGACTTCACCCCCAGGGCCACCAAAATCCTCGCCGACCTGCGCAAGCTCGAAAGGTTGGCATCGAGCGCGGCGCGCAACGCCAAAGGCAGCCCGTCCGTCATCCTGGCGCTGAGCAGCGTGCGGCGCAGCTATAACGACTTGATGAGGCGGGCGGCGGCCTCGCCGGCGGCCACGCTGGGGCAGCGGCTCTACGGCGCCCGCCACCGGGCGGAACTGAGCCTCGAGGAGGCGGCCAACGGCGCCGGGCTGCCGGTATCCGCCCTCGAAGACGCCGAAGCCGAGCGCGCGATCTCTCCCGAGGCCACACGGGCCATCGAAAACCTCGTCGCGCAGCTGACAGTCAGTTAACGCCCCACCGGCGGCGCCGGGGACGGTGCCCACGGCGTCCCGATCCGGGTGGCATGAGCCTGGGCGGCCTGGCGGCGCAGATTTCTTCGCGCAGTGTGGTTTTCGAGTAAGGCAATCCAGTTCCAGCCCAGGATCGAGGCCACACTCCACCACCCGGCGAGCAGGTTATGCAACAGCGCGTCGTGCAGTGCGGCCTCGCACTGAGCGAATGTTCCGGTGACGGTGTAGGTCTGGTTGAACATGAGCACCACCGCGCCGGTGTGTTTCCTGATCCGTACCCGGAACAGCGGCTGGTTGCCGGGTGGGGCCGGGTAGTTGGCCTGCCAGGGGGCGTAGGGCTGCCGATAGGCGGGGTGCGGCGCAGACATCTTTCCTCCGTAATGGGTGGGGCGGTTCGGATTTCACGGCGCAAGGCCGTTGCGAGCGGTGGGTCAGGCTTGCGAGATCGCGGCGGTGGTTTTGGAGACGATGTCGCTCGCCTCGCTGGTGGTGTCGAACCCGCACCACAGGGCGTCGACGATGACGTTGTTGGCCAGCCCCATGGCGCGCTGGCAGGGTGCGCCGCGGCCACCGGGCTGGGTTTGCATGCTGGCCAACGTGGTGTCGGTGGCCTGCGGCGCGCCGAGATCCCAGGTGACGGGGGCGTGGCCGGGCGTGGTGACGGTGATCGACCGGTCGGCGCACCCAGTCCAGCGTGTCTTGGCCTGGCTGAAGAATTGCCGGGCCGAATCGGCGTCACGGAAGCCGATCAGCACTTGCACAAGCGCGTGCTCGGGAGCGACGGGTGCGGCGTCATCGAGTATCTGCCCTTGCACCGCCGTCCAGTTGCTGCCTTGGTAGTCGGCGGCTTCGGCGGGTGAATAGATGCCCAGGCAGCCCGGGTTGGAGACCATATTCTCGTCGTGCCACATCCGCGAGACCGGCTTGCGCACTGCCATGGCGGTGGTGTGCCCGATCGCGTTGACCTCGGTCTCCTTGAGCAGCAGATCGGCCAGGTTCTGGGGCAGGATCGCCGCCGGCTGCCAGTGGCCCAGGTCCGGGGCCGCGGCGGGGTGTCCGGTGGCGGTGGTGGTGCAGCCGCTCAGCACCACAGCGAGCGCGACGGCGGCGAGCAGTGCCCAGCGCGCGGTGGGCGCGAAGCGCGGTCTGCACCCGGCGCTGCCCGTATTCGGGGCGCCGGTTGTCGGCCCACCTTGGTGTGTCCGCGAAACAGCGCTCATGTCGGTCCTCCTGCCGGCTCGTGCGGTACGACGCAGACGCTAGCAATAAAAACGGAGCAGTGCAACGCTTAGAAACGTTGCACTAGGCCGAGCGCTGTGTTTCAATCGGGACTATGCACGACAACGCCGTTGCACCCGACGGCCGTCAGGACCGGTCCGCCGCCCTCGCGGTCGCCCCACCCCGCAGTCACCTCGTTCCGAAGGACGCCCCCATGCCCGACCACCCGCACCCGCCGATGACCACCACGACCTACCCCGCCCCGGGAAGCGTCCCGCCGGTACCGCGCAGCGCGTACCGACCCGCCCCGGCACCGTCCGTCGCCCCCGGGGACGAGGTCACCACGGTGTTGCCCCGCCGGCCGTTCGGGATCGCGGGTCCGCCCGCGGTGCCGGCGGCGATGCACGCCTGGGGGCCTGTGCCGGGTTACCCGCCCGCGTTCGCCCCGGCGCGCCGGCGGCGTCAACCCACCTGGGTGCAGATCGCCGTAGGGGCCGCGGTCGTGGTGACGCTGGTGGTCGCGGGTTTGGCGATCAACGTGGCAGGCAGCCCTGACGACACGGCGACCTCGACATCGATGCCGGCGCCGACGACTTCCGCGGCGCCGATCGACCCGGGCCCGGCACCGCAGACGCCCACGGTGCCGTTGTCGGCGCTGCCCGGGCTGATGCTGGATGTGGCAACCATCAACAGCATCGAGGGCGCCACCGACATTGCACCCTCACCCGACTCGGCCAACGACAACGGGGCCTACAGCGGCCTGAGCACCGACCGGCCCGAATGCGGCGAGATCCAAGCTCCCGCACTCGAATCGGAGCTGGACGGCAGCGGCTGGATCGGCGTGCGAACCCAGTCGCTGCAAGACCCCGTCGGCGCCCGGCACCTCAACCACAGCGCCGCGATCTACTTCGCCACCGCCAAGGCGGCCGACGACTTCGCGGCCAAACAGGCGCAGGCTTGGCCGAGATGCAACGGCGCCAGCCTGCGCCTGACCGTCCACCGAGAACCCACCAGCATCTGGATGGCGGGCACCGCCACCAACCGTGACGGCATGCTCAGCATCACCAACACTCAGGAAGGCGCCCGGGGGTGGCAGTGCCAGCGGGCCCTGACCGCACGCAACAACATCGTCATCGACGTGCGCAGCTGCGGCGACAACCGCACCGATCAAGCGATCACCATCGCCACCCGGATGGCCCAGCGCGTCACCGCCCGCTGAACTGAACAAAATCGGCGAACGAATCTGATGCGCTGGTGGGAGCGACTACCATTCTGCTGGTCTGGTCGGGGCCGCCACGGGTGGCCGGCAGTGGGGCGCCGAAACGAGGGGATAGGGATGGGGGATGGGCACGCGCCGCGCGGCCGCTCCCGGAGGATCGGCCGCCCGCGCGACAGCACCGACCCCGGTGCCGCCGGAGCCGACCGGCACCGAATGCGTGCGGAGGAGAAGCGAATCCGCGCCCGGGTGCGACGGCCGGCCGTGCTGATCGCCTCGCTGGCCGTGATGGCCGCGCTGGGCGGCTGTTCGACGGTGGTGACCGGCAGCGCCGTCAAGTCCGGCGGCCCGGCGCCGGCTGCGGCCAACGCGGCGCTGCTCGACCCGGGCAACTACCCGCGCCGGCCGCGCCCACCGCTGGGCACCGTCGCCGACGACGCAGCCGGGCGCCGTGTCGAAGCCCAGCGGATGGCAGAAATGGTGGCCGGCCCCTGGCAGGTCGACGGGACGATGATCAGCCCACTGAGCGCTGAAATAGCGCCCACCACAGCCCTTCCCGAGCCGGGGCGGCTCTCGGCGCTGGTGCGCGGTGATTCGATCGCCGCGATCGCCGCCGCGCATCACTTCGTGGCCGGCTTCGTCAGCGGGCGCGCCACCCCGCCACCACCACGCGGGCA includes:
- a CDS encoding sensor domain-containing protein, with amino-acid sequence MSAVSRTHQGGPTTGAPNTGSAGCRPRFAPTARWALLAAVALAVVLSGCTTTATGHPAAAPDLGHWQPAAILPQNLADLLLKETEVNAIGHTTAMAVRKPVSRMWHDENMVSNPGCLGIYSPAEAADYQGSNWTAVQGQILDDAAPVAPEHALVQVLIGFRDADSARQFFSQAKTRWTGCADRSITVTTPGHAPVTWDLGAPQATDTTLASMQTQPGGRGAPCQRAMGLANNVIVDALWCGFDTTSEASDIVSKTTAAISQA
- a CDS encoding FHA domain-containing protein, with the protein product MTSGQSTTALTVRVGQATHTLDPAAGVAVIGRDAGAAVRVDDERISRSHVRLEPHRDGWQAFDTSTNGMFVDGIRRNSVLLTGATTIYLGAPDGVAVSLTPQHPSEVTGEESTQVVRPFDSDDEQWWEGQSDPGVIRAGGAVAERRQQLGISQRSLDRDGIINAGALINFEKGRSWPRRSTLERLEKVLDWPTGHITRIRRGAVPAPAGGAVRIAPPRAAGDEATEVLTDSVQAPLMAETVELAMHTLTTAVADLPEPTDPDFTPRATKILADLRKLERLASSAARNAKGSPSVILALSSVRRSYNDLMRRAAASPAATLGQRLYGARHRAELSLEEAANGAGLPVSALEDAEAERAISPEATRAIENLVAQLTVS
- a CDS encoding sensor domain-containing protein, encoding MHDNAVAPDGRQDRSAALAVAPPRSHLVPKDAPMPDHPHPPMTTTTYPAPGSVPPVPRSAYRPAPAPSVAPGDEVTTVLPRRPFGIAGPPAVPAAMHAWGPVPGYPPAFAPARRRRQPTWVQIAVGAAVVVTLVVAGLAINVAGSPDDTATSTSMPAPTTSAAPIDPGPAPQTPTVPLSALPGLMLDVATINSIEGATDIAPSPDSANDNGAYSGLSTDRPECGEIQAPALESELDGSGWIGVRTQSLQDPVGARHLNHSAAIYFATAKAADDFAAKQAQAWPRCNGASLRLTVHREPTSIWMAGTATNRDGMLSITNTQEGARGWQCQRALTARNNIVIDVRSCGDNRTDQAITIATRMAQRVTAR
- a CDS encoding DUF4333 domain-containing protein → MQPPQPRAPRQYPQPPAGPPPTSGPCHEPPTRPLPRPFPMGRPHPPLPHPRQQLRPGENFWAPTTFAPHGPRSAARRRLPLYLGAGITVAAAAVAIPGLLAPGFFVTKQLDVAAVQAGVAHVLSDPAGYGARNVGDVSCNDGQNPTVTKGGSFTCQATIDHLKHQFVVTFTDDTGSYQVSAAKGTKI